TATGCTCGGGCTAATTTTATTAATATTAGCTATATATTTACATAACTACATTCCAAATACCTTTTTGAAAAAATAAACAACGTAATACAAAAGTTGTAGTTGTGTACGTTTTGATAAATTAATTTGAAAAACAACTTAAATTATACATTAAATTATTATATAAATACCCTAGCCTCATACAAAATGGCTAGGGTATTTATATTTTTGGAGCTCAGATAATCATCACCTTTCAGATGATGTCCTCGTTCATAAATTTCAGTAGAATAACTGGATAAAATTAACAGATGTTAATGTAAAGTTGACAATTATATGCTTTTTGTTACAGAGTTATTTATTCTAGTAGAATAAGTGTACGAAAACTAATAAAATATATAAAAACAGGATAAATATGGATTGGGGGGCATGAGTAATAAATGATGAGAGTAAGTAGAAAGCCGATAAAGTCACATATAAATATGTTAAAGACAATAAAGCGTAGGTAATTGAAATGAGTAAATTGTAGTCAAATATTTATACTAAGGGTATGGAGATTTTATGATAGATAATAGATTAGAATATGACATAAATAGTTTTCAATCAGAAAAACAAGTGAAAGAATTACTACGTTCTTGCTATGGAGATGATGAACAGTCAAAGGAGTATTTCTTAAGAGGATTCAAGAGTACCATGAAAATATGTTCCATTTCTGTTTCATATAATAAGAATTTAGTCGGGATGGCAGTAGCTTGGAAATCGGTATTCCACCCATACTGTACGTACATATCTATAGCTGCTAAGCCATTATATATTGTTGACATGCATAAATTACTTAAACAACTTCAGTACTATTGTGACGATATGCTTCCTTTACAAACATCAATTTGGGAAACCTCGCTTAAGCTAAAGAATTTCTATGAATCAACGGGTTTCAAAGAAGTTAGAAGAACGTATAACAGTTTATTAGATCTTTCATCTGTAGCTGATTTGTCAGTGATTGTAAACGAATTACAGCTTAAACATGCTGAACACTCGGTAGTGAGCCTTTCGGATATTAGCTTTAACAACAAACTTAAAGAAGAAATTGTTATGCTCATAAAAAAGACGTATGAATCAACACATACTACCAACCCATTAGGTATTCATGACTTAAATAAATGGGAACAATTAATTTTTAACGAAGACACCTTTTTAGAAGGTAGTTACATTATAGTGCATAAAAGCAATGTATTGGCATTTTCGCTTTTACACTATTCAGATGATATGAATAAACTAGAATTTGGATGGCGTGGAACAAAGAATGGTATAGATGAAAATTTAATTTTACTACTGACAGCCTATCAAATTCACTTCGCAAAAACTAGAGCATATACAGCAATTGAAGCTGAAATCGATAATACTGATCCATATTCTGTAGCAATGGCAAGTTTTTTTCCGTTTTCACCTTCGCCGACGCTCATAACATATCAAAGGTAATTGGAGGATACCTAATATATTATAAAATTTTTTGGAAATTGTTTATTTTATTCAGCATGATTATTCAGGTTGTGTTGATAAACGAGGGTAGGATCATCCAAATAATTACCTTTCTAAAATTCAGAGTCTAGAGGAGGACAGTGGTTTAAACCCACACCAATCACTGTACAGATCGTAATTATAGTCTTTGTATGAATAGCATCAAAAACTCTATAGAAATGACAGAAGATCCAATTGCATTGAAATCTCTTGCGGTTTTACGTGATGAATGGGAAAAACATCAATGGAAGGGGTTCGTTAAGTTTGATTTCAGTGACTTTAAGGAATTAGCCATCTTTTCAGGTGCAAAATCCCCAAACAAAATTATTATACTTACAGATGTATATTGTGGAAGTTCAGGTGATTCTTTTGTTGAACTAAGTTAAAAGTCTTCAAAGGTCACAGTAATTGGCAGACCTACAGCTGGTTTAAATGACTACTCTAGCCTTGCAGTTATGAAATGGGATAATTTGTTCGAGCTATATGGTATCCAACTACTAGGTTAACTAGAATTGATCAAGGTAGGTGGATGTCAGGTGTAGGTATTAAGTCTAATGTTTATATTCCTTGGACACCGTTACATATTGTTGAAGACATAGATTTAAAGAAAGCACAAAAGATTTTAATGAAGTAAAGCATTCATTAAAATGGAATGAAGTAAGATCTGATTTACGACTTTTACAAAACAATTATTGTTCCTTAGAGTTCATTTGATAAAAACAACTTACATTCATGATATAGTCATTGTTACTTAGACGCTTTTAAATTAAAAAGCGTTTTTCTTTATGTAAAGCCAGTTCGGGGCAAAGAAATTATACTTTGGACTAATCCAACTTATACGGTAGCTATGACGCTTTGAGCTTTTACATTGATGATAAAACCAGTAGAATTATCATTGTTGGTAACATGTGCTAATACATACAACCATCTTCTTTATCATATGATTAACTTTTTTTATGTTAGATCAACTGTTGAGAAGTGAGCATTATTTTTTACATATTATTACTTCAGTCTATGAAAATATAATTTCAATTACATATTAAAGCTTTAATAATAAAGGATTTATCAATTTATATCTAGTAATGTTAGTAAAGGCTATTTGCTTATCAACAATAAAAACAGATTTTGTGACTATGCATTTTTTAGAAAAGGGTGAGTGGTTATGGAAGCAAAAATTTTAGTTGTAGAAGATGATTTATCGATTAGTGAAATGGTTGAAGAATACTTGATAAAAGAAGGGTATTCGATAACGACTGCATATGATGGAAGAGAAGCTGAAAGAATACTAATGAATAACGAATTTGATTTGATTTTATTAGACATTATGCTTCCACAACTTAATGGTATAGATTTATTAAAGATAATCAGAGAAAAAAGTACGATCCCAATTTTAATCATGTCAGCTAAGGACAGTGATGTTGATAAAGCATTAGGTTTAGGTTTTGGTGCAGATGACTATATCGCAAAGCCATTTTCAATGATAGAGTTGTCTGCTCGTGTGCAAGCAGCAATTAGGCGAGCTAAACAATATTCGCAAAATAGGGAAACAAATGAAACGAAGATAGTGAAATATAATGGACTTAAAGTTGACCTTAATAATTTTTCAGTTAGTAAAGATGGGAAGGAAATTAAGCTAACTTCAAAAGAATTTCATATTTTGAAGTTATTTATTTCACATCCTAATAGGGTTTTTACTAAAGAGCAGATTTATCAATTGATATGGGATGATGGTTATCTTGGAGATGAGAATATCATTAATGTACATATGAGAAGGTTGCGAGAAAAAATTGAAGAGAACCCTTCTTCGCCTATTTATATTAAAACTTTATGGGGCATTGGCTATAAGTTAGGGGACTTTTGAAATGACTTTTTTCTTGCTTATGGTAATAGGCCTATTAACAATTGTTATTTTCGTACAATATAAATCGATGCGTAATCGAGATAATGATATAACATACATCTATAAGAAGCTAAGTAACATTATTACTCAAGATTCTAGTGAAAAGTTATTACTTGTCACAAGTCATAACGAGCTACAAATGCTGTTAATTGAAATTAATCGGCTATTGAATAAGAATCAACAAGTTATTTCTGATTTCACTAAATTAGAAATATCGATGAAGAAAATGCTTTCAAATATTTCTCACGACTTAAAAACACCATTGACTGTCGTGTTAGGTTATATTGAAACGATCATTCAAAATCCTAATATAAACCTGGAAGAAAGAAATAGATTATTAACGAAAATACATAACAAAACGATTGAAGTATCTGAACTCATTAATAAATTTTTCGATTTAGCAAAACTGGAGTCAGGGGATAAAGAAATAGCATTGACTAGAGTGAATATGAATGAGATTTGTAGAAAAAATATATTGAGCTTTTATGATATTTTAACAGCAGAAGGTTTCGAAGTTGTTATAGATATACCTGAAAATACTATTTTTTCACTAGCAAATGAAGAAGCTCTTGATAGAATATTAAACAATTTAATTTCGAATGCGATTCAATATGGAAGTGATGGAAAGACAATTGGAATTAGCTTATCGAACGATCCCGAGTACGTATACGTAGAAGTTTGGGATAAAGGGAAAGGGATTCACGAATTACATAAAGACCTAGTATTTGAACGGTTGTTTACCCTTGATGATTCAAGAAATAAACAGTTTCAAGGGAGTGGACTTGGACTTACAATTACGAAGAGACTGATTGAAGAATTATCAGGGGAAATAACTTTACATAGTATACCACATGAAAAAACAAGTTTTTGCTTTAAATTAAACAGATTAACATTATGAGCAATCTTAAGATTTTTGTAAGAAATAAGAGATAAAAAAGAAAATTATGATGGGTATGATATGACATAGAAGCTTTAAGAAAGGGGAATGAACATGACTTTTATTTTGAAAACTAACCAGTTGACTAAAGTAATAGAAGGTAAAGAAATAATTTCTAATGTAAACATGAAAGTAAAAAAAGGTGAAATTTATGGTTTTTTAGGGCCTAATGGGGCTGGTAAAACAACAATTATGAAGATGATAACAAACTTATTTAAGCCAACGAGTGGTGAAATAGAGATCTTCGGTGAGAAATTAACGAACACATCTTATGAAATTTTAAAGAGATTGGGAAGCATTATTGAGTATCCCATTTTTTATGAAAAGCTTACAGCAAAGGAGAATTTGGAGCTGCACTGTGAGTATATGGGATATCACGATAAAAGTGCTATAAATCATGCGTTACAACTTGTTAATTTAAAAAATGTAGACGATAAAATGGTTAAACACTTTTCGCTCGGTATGAAACAAAGGCTAGGAATAGCACGAGCGATTATTACAAAACCTGAGTTATTAATCTTAGATGAACCGATTAATGGACTTGATCCTGTTGGCATAAAGGAGCTAAGAGATTTATTCAAAATGTTAAGCAAGGAGTACGGTATTACGTTACTCATTTCGAGTCATATATTAGGAGAAATTGAACAAATTGCTGATACAATTGGCATCATTAAGGATGGAAAATTAATAGAGGAGCTTTCAATGGATAAGGTTAGACAATTGAATACTGAATGTATCGAAATGGTAGTTACAGATTGCAAAAAGGCTGTTTTTGTTTTAGAACATGTGCTTAGCATATCGAATTTTAAAGTAATCGATAAAAAGTGTATAAGAATTTATGATTCAAATATTTCACAAAGTGAAATTTCCAAAGCGTTAATTTTAAAAGATGTCGCCATTGAATCTATTACAAAGAAAAACAATACACTAGAGGAATATTTCTTAAAAATGATTAATGGGGATGGGAAGATTGCTTAAACTGAATGAGGTAAGTATTGAGGAAGAATAAAAGTAAAAGCATAAACATGAGAGGTGGATATGATGCTAAATTTAATGAAATTAGAATTAAAGAAACATAATTTTAAAGGAATTATGAGAGGAGTAATCATAGCGAATATTTCAATTACACTTTTTTTTGCAATGATTTATTATATAGATAAAGACAACTTTATCCCAGATTATAATGAGTTATTTTTAATAATTGATACGTTTGTTAGAATTACCTTTGTAATCTTTGCGGCAGTTCTTATTGCTAAATTAATTATTGATGAATATAAAAATAAAACAATATCTGTCTTATTTACTTATCCTATTAACAGAAAAAAATTGATATTTTCAAAGCTGATCATGATTAGTGGATTCACTTTTTTTACAATTTTGTTATCTAATATAATTATATCTACTATTTTTATTATACTTGAGTCATACAATCATTATATCCCAGATGTTATGACGACGGATTTAGTTGTAAATCATTTTAGTAGAATAGTGCTTCAAGCTCTTGCAGCTTCAGGTATTTGCTTAATTCCGCTTTATTTTGGCATGAAGAAAAAATCAGTACCAGCAACGATAGTTTCCTCCATAATTATTATTTCAATACTTAATTCAAATAATGGTGGCTTTTCCTTAAGTTCAATTATTGTCATACCATTGGCTTTATGTGCTATTGGAGTAGGGATTGCTTACGTATCGATAAGAAATATAGAAAATGAGGATGTTTTGTAATGGCTGTTTTCACATTGATTGTTGCTTTTCGTACTAAAAAATAAATACGTATAACCCAAGCATTCGTGATATCTTTGCTCATGTAACATGAGTTCAATGCATAAGTTTATTTTAATGGTGGTTTTCCCTTAATTTCCATTATTGTTATATCATTGGATCTATATGCTATAGGAGTAGTAGTTGCTTATGTATCTATGAGAAATATAGAAAATGAGGATGTTTTGTAATGGCTGTTTTCGTATTGATTGTTGCTTTTGGAACTAAGAAATAAATACATATAAACCAAGCATTCGTGGCATATCTTTGCTCATGTAACATGAGTTCAATGCATGGATTTAGTTGTTGTTATCCTATATTAGTCTCAATAGCAACAAATCGAAAAGGGTTCCCTGATATTAAGCGCTTAAGTTTACTTGAACGTTCAATATTAGTCTGTATTGGGTATTGCCTTAGTAGGAAAGGTACATCTTCTAAGCCTCAGGTCTTAGCAACAATTAGAGCTCAAGAGCGTTAATGGTAACGGGAATCTCCAGTATGATAAATATTAGCTAACTAAAAGGGGGAAATTTTCAATGAGGAAAATTACACTTGTAGGTATTGTAATTGGTACGTTATTAATTGCTGCATTTGGGTTTAGTATGACAACCGGCGGAACTACTCAAAGAGATGAAACAATTGAGATAAAAAAAGATCAAGCGAAAGAATTAGATGTTAATCTTTTCTTTGGAGTAGGTGATATACGTGTATCTGAAGGAACAAATGAATGGGTTGAAGGAAATATAGCATATAAAGATGAGAAATTAAAACCTGATGTATCATATGATGTAAGAAGAGATACTGGGAAGGTAGAAATTACCCAAAGCAGTAAAACTTCCTTTTTTGATTTTAATTTTCATATACCTGGTAAAGGTAGCTTTAAGAATGAATGGGATTTAAGGTTATCAGATGAGGTCCCTATAGACCTTAATGTTGATGCTGGGGTATCTGACACTGAATTAGATTTACGTGGTTTGTTGTTAAGTAATTTAGAGATTGATACTGGTGTTGGTGATATGACATTAGATTTAAGTGGTGATTGGGAAAACAGTTTTGATGTCCGTATTAACGCTGGTATAGGGAGTACAACAATTCTACTTCCTAATGAAGTTGGAGTAAGGGTTCATTCAGAAAAGGGGATCGGTGCTGCTAATTTTAAAGGGTTGATTTCTGATGGTAACGGTATTTATGTAAATGATGCCTTTGAAAATGCTGATGTGATAATAGATATTGATACAGATGTCGGTATTGGTGAAATTACATTTGAAGTTAAATAATGTAACGCCATATATATTGAATATTAAAAATATTTACAATTATATTGAATTAACACTTCTCTCTGAACGGTGTAAATATCGTTTAGAGAGTGATTTTTGACCTAGTAATCCTTAGAAGGTCCTATTCGTAGGGATGGGAGTGTAGAGAGTGAAGAGGTTGGGATGGTGGGGTATATTTTTATTGGCGGTTGTAATTTGCAGTTATGTACTGTTACAATACGGCTTTTTTGGTTCAGAAACCTCAGGGTTTATAAGTGATAAAATTGAACAATATGGACCACAAAGTAAGATGTGGTATGTGTTACTCTTTGTTCATGTTTTCGGTAGTTTATGCTCCTTGTTGCTCGGTCCATTTCTTTTATCAGAAAGGTTCAGGAAAAGAAAT
This region of Cytobacillus sp. IB215665 genomic DNA includes:
- a CDS encoding response regulator transcription factor codes for the protein MEAKILVVEDDLSISEMVEEYLIKEGYSITTAYDGREAERILMNNEFDLILLDIMLPQLNGIDLLKIIREKSTIPILIMSAKDSDVDKALGLGFGADDYIAKPFSMIELSARVQAAIRRAKQYSQNRETNETKIVKYNGLKVDLNNFSVSKDGKEIKLTSKEFHILKLFISHPNRVFTKEQIYQLIWDDGYLGDENIINVHMRRLREKIEENPSSPIYIKTLWGIGYKLGDF
- a CDS encoding sensor histidine kinase, whose protein sequence is MTFFLLMVIGLLTIVIFVQYKSMRNRDNDITYIYKKLSNIITQDSSEKLLLVTSHNELQMLLIEINRLLNKNQQVISDFTKLEISMKKMLSNISHDLKTPLTVVLGYIETIIQNPNINLEERNRLLTKIHNKTIEVSELINKFFDLAKLESGDKEIALTRVNMNEICRKNILSFYDILTAEGFEVVIDIPENTIFSLANEEALDRILNNLISNAIQYGSDGKTIGISLSNDPEYVYVEVWDKGKGIHELHKDLVFERLFTLDDSRNKQFQGSGLGLTITKRLIEELSGEITLHSIPHEKTSFCFKLNRLTL
- a CDS encoding ABC transporter ATP-binding protein, which translates into the protein MTFILKTNQLTKVIEGKEIISNVNMKVKKGEIYGFLGPNGAGKTTIMKMITNLFKPTSGEIEIFGEKLTNTSYEILKRLGSIIEYPIFYEKLTAKENLELHCEYMGYHDKSAINHALQLVNLKNVDDKMVKHFSLGMKQRLGIARAIITKPELLILDEPINGLDPVGIKELRDLFKMLSKEYGITLLISSHILGEIEQIADTIGIIKDGKLIEELSMDKVRQLNTECIEMVVTDCKKAVFVLEHVLSISNFKVIDKKCIRIYDSNISQSEISKALILKDVAIESITKKNNTLEEYFLKMINGDGKIA
- a CDS encoding ABC transporter permease, translated to MLNLMKLELKKHNFKGIMRGVIIANISITLFFAMIYYIDKDNFIPDYNELFLIIDTFVRITFVIFAAVLIAKLIIDEYKNKTISVLFTYPINRKKLIFSKLIMISGFTFFTILLSNIIISTIFIILESYNHYIPDVMTTDLVVNHFSRIVLQALAASGICLIPLYFGMKKKSVPATIVSSIIIISILNSNNGGFSLSSIIVIPLALCAIGVGIAYVSIRNIENEDVL
- a CDS encoding toast rack family protein → MRKITLVGIVIGTLLIAAFGFSMTTGGTTQRDETIEIKKDQAKELDVNLFFGVGDIRVSEGTNEWVEGNIAYKDEKLKPDVSYDVRRDTGKVEITQSSKTSFFDFNFHIPGKGSFKNEWDLRLSDEVPIDLNVDAGVSDTELDLRGLLLSNLEIDTGVGDMTLDLSGDWENSFDVRINAGIGSTTILLPNEVGVRVHSEKGIGAANFKGLISDGNGIYVNDAFENADVIIDIDTDVGIGEITFEVK